The sequence below is a genomic window from Methylotuvimicrobium sp. KM2.
GAAATAGTCTCCTAGCGCTTATGGGCTTGGTTTTTTCCGCTTCAGTTTGGGCTCATGGCGGTGCGGCTGGTACCGATACCGATCAATGTAAGTTTGAATTGGAGCCTGGGCACTGGGTTCATTATACGGCTTATCAACCATCAGCTTTCCCAGCCGAAGAGTTTTGTGCAAATATTCCTAACACTAACACTTTGACTCAATTGGTTTTCGATTATCAAGATCCACGATACAGAAAGATGTCTGTTGAGTTTGAAGTGACAAAAGAACCTGAAGGCACTCGTGTTTTTCATATGCCTGCGCAAAAACATAAATCCGGGACAGTCACTTTAACTTTGGATAAAGGGGTTCCCGAAGTTGGAAATTATCTGATTCATATCACACTGGTTCCGGACGAAGGCGAAAGGCTGGATGTACACATGGGTTTTGTCGCGGGTAAAGGACAAGAGACTAGTACAGGTTTGATGGCGCTATATGCCTTTTTTGTATTCGCGGGTCTTTATATCCTCTACCTATCGCATGCCGGATTTAAGAAAAAAGTCGACGAGTTGTTAGGAAAAATCAAAGAAGTCTGAGATTTATAGTATGGCGGCAGATACGATCGAAAGTCGCCAATTATATCTTCTCGCATACCAGGCTTAGTACATATGTGTAAATGGGCTATGCCTGGATATGCCAGAGGTGCAGTATTTCATAAGTTTTGTTTTCAAAAATTATTTCAATTAGCTATTTGCCCGGTTACGGAAATGATAGGAGCGTTTTACCGATCTAAAAAATGCTTGTGACTGCTGTATAGGCAGAGCAACGGTTCGGAAAAGGGCAGAAGAAAACCGCAGTTTTTGAATGAGTGGAATAACTCAAACGAATGACCTAAAGACTTGGTCGTAAATATATCCGTCGTAGATGAAAATTCGGCATAGGGGTGCTCAAGGACATCGTAAACCCAGCCCCAATATTATCCAAGACAATTAACCATGGCCAATGGGCTATGGAATTTAGGTGCTGGGTGAATCGTCCATGAAGGCTGTAGCCAGCCCCATGCTGGTCCCTCGTCTAGCGTTACGTGAGGAACCGAGCACACCCGGCGCATCCTTAGGCAATGCCGAAATTTGAAGTGCGAAAGGTAGTCTACTCTATTTTTAAAATAGGGTAGGTTGGTTCGGTTGTTTGATTGACGGGTGTCGGCGGCAGGTGCATTATCTTGTCAAGACAGTAACAGAGGCCGCTACAAAGCTCATGGTTCTAGGATGTTATTTGTCACTAAATCCTAAACGCTCAGCTCAATTAAGAATGTCGACGAAAGTTGTTAAAGAAGACGAATTTTAAAGTTAAGGTGAAAATATGAGGTTTGGATTTTTCTCAATTGTTGCTACAAGTTTTATGTTGGCATCAACGGTGCTTCAGGCAAAGGAGTATGAAGAGCACAACAATATGATGGATCACGGTGGCGGCCATCTGATGGACATGGGCGGCGGAATGGTAATGGGGCAAAATACGGATACCTTGCCTGGTGGTTGCGATAAGATTGCTGCAACTAAAGAAATTACAGTTCGCGCAGGGCATCAATATGCCGAAAAATTTCCGGGGCGAATGTTTGCATTCGATACCCAGGAGTTTCAGTTCGAACCCTGTACCAAATTGACGGTTAATTTCATTAACGATGACAATGTTCGACATCAATGGATGATGCATGGTCTACCTAAATATTTGTATCCGAAAGGCATGTTTCATTTGGAGGTAACCGGTCCAGGAAAAATATCGGGTACATTAATTTTACCGCCTGGAGATAAGACCTATTTAGTACACTGCGATATTGCCCAGCACATGGAGAAAGGGATGAAGGCGCAATTGAAGGTAGGTAAGGGCGCCGGCGATTTGCCGAGTATCCCGGGCGTGACCCCCTATGTGATTCAGGATAGTTACGAAGTTTCTCCAATTCTTGATAATCCGATTCAGTCCCAAGACGCTTCAGGGGCAACATCGAGCAACACCGCTTCGCAAGAGAGTAGCTCATGGTTTTCCGGGGTTATGGTAATCGGTTTGGCGATTGGTTTGTTGATCTCGCCTTTATTAGCAAAAAAATTCAAAGGGATGAGTTTTTCCGAAGGTGTCTCTTATGTATTTGAATTAATCGGAAATATATTAGGTTTTATATACAGACTTTTTTCCAAAGTGCTACAGTCCGTTTTTTCAGGAAAAAATAAAGTATTGCCTGAGAAATAAATGTAAAAAATGGGTCAAGCCCCTGTAACCTTTGGGTTTCAGGGGCTTTTTTGTGGGTTAAGTAAATGCCGGAAGATTTTCTAGGTTTGGCGGGTTTATTTTTTAGTGCCTTTATATCGTCGACGATTGCTCCAGGCGGTTCTGAAGCCGTGCTGGCTCTGATGGTGTCGGAACATCAGGACCAAGTGATACTATTAGTCGGAATTGCGACTATCGGCAATACTTTAGGTGCTTTGACTACTTGGTTTTTAGGATATATAGCGGCAAAGAAATATCCTCTCGATTCATTGTTAGACACTAAAAAACAAAAAGCGATAATGTGGGTTAGAAAATGGGGGCGATGGGCGCTTTTATTTTCCTGGTTACCGGTTATCGGAGATGGTTTTTGTTTTGCCGGAGGGTGGTTAAAATTATCTTTGTATTCATCTATAGTATTCATTTTTACTGGAAAATTAGTTCGATATGCGGCGATTTCCTGGGTATTCGCGGGGAATTAACGCGGATTGCTGCTTTTGTTTAAATATGTGTTCAAAGAGGAAGTTTGATGTTAAGACATTTTCCGGAGCCGGGTATTGCTTACGAGCATAGACCGCGCGACTATTTTATTGCAGGATTTACATTTTTTTGTGTGGCTGTTTGTTTGGTCGTAGATGCTAACGCTACCATAGAAAAACAAAATGCATTGGGCGTTTGCGGATGGGTTTTTCTCATAGGTTTGTTATTGGGCGAGTCTAGTGAAGTAAGGATGCAAGTTATTATTGCCGTAGCTTTTGCGACAGTCGGCGAGCATTTTGCGTCCCCTTATATGGGAGGATATACCTATCGTTTTGAAAATGTGCCTGCTTATGTTCCTCCGGGTCATGGTATGGTTTACTTGACCGCCGTTGCATTGGCGCGTTCCGGATTCTTTATGCGGTATGCACGAATGATTGCGCTATTCGTCGTCGTGGTTTGTGGGCTTTGGTCGGTTTGGGGTATCAGTGGTCTGGCTGTGCAGGGTGACTCGGTAGGTGCACTGTTATTTTGCGTATTTTTAGGTTATTTATTTAAAGGACGTTCACCGCTGGTGTATCTGGCGGCATTTTTTATTACAACCTGGTTGGAGTTAATTGGGACGGCTGCCGGAACTTGGACGTGGGCTTCCATTGATCCAGTATTGGGGCTTCCACAAGGAAATCCACCGAGCGGAGTGGCTGCTTGGTATTGTTTGGTCGATGCAGTTGCAATGGGTGGGGCTGCGCCGGTTATGAAAGGGTTAACAAATATATCCAGTTGGTTGCCTATAGGGCGAAGCCGAGTCGCCGCTTATCAAACGGTAGATGAATAGATAGAGTTTAGGTGAGCAAAAATTTTTATCGTGAATGTTGCTATACCTTTGATCAAACTTAAGCGCCAAAATTTGGTTGATAATGAGTAAACAAAAAGTGAGTATTCAGTCCCGCGGCCATTCCCGTTCCCATGCCCGGCGTGGGAATGCCTGAGTACCGCTCCAGCGGTATGAGACGCTTGAGCGTCTCGGGCTGCATCCCACGCTGGAGCGTGGGAACGATAGGGGGTGTGAATAATGACAACTAAAAGGTTTTTCATGTCACTAGGCCCAGTCTTAAAAAATTTGGTGCTTAGAGTTTAAGAAGTTGGGTCATAAGAGTTAAAAATCATGCCAATTTTTACTGAGCGTCTACAAATAAGTTTGGGTTGAATTATTGGCGTATAAGATAGTCGCGTGTTTTTTGCATTGTTTGGGTTTTAAATCGAGGTTGAAAATGAAAAAATTAGCATTAATTGTGTTGGTATTGTTTGCGCCAACGGCGTTTGCCGATTGGGTATTAAATCAAAAATTATCGTCATTAAGTTTTCTCACTACCAAAAATGCAAGTGTTACCGAGAAGCATACGTTCAATGAAATGTCTGGATCGTTAAGCGATGAAGGTGTGGCGAGACTTGTTATTCAGTTAAATAGTGTCGAAACCGGTGTGCAGATCAGAAATGAACGCATGAAGGAATTTTTATTTCAAATTGATCGTTTTCCGGAAGCTTTAGTTGAGCTGAAATTTGATAAG
It includes:
- a CDS encoding YqaA family protein, whose product is MPEDFLGLAGLFFSAFISSTIAPGGSEAVLALMVSEHQDQVILLVGIATIGNTLGALTTWFLGYIAAKKYPLDSLLDTKKQKAIMWVRKWGRWALLFSWLPVIGDGFCFAGGWLKLSLYSSIVFIFTGKLVRYAAISWVFAGN
- a CDS encoding YceI family protein, translated to MKKLALIVLVLFAPTAFADWVLNQKLSSLSFLTTKNASVTEKHTFNEMSGSLSDEGVARLVIQLNSVETGVQIRNERMKEFLFQIDRFPEALVELKFDKTKLNSLKAGQMMDLPVTANLKLHGVERSMDANLRIIKLTNAQVSVTTVEPIIMNTEWFGLQAGIEKLREIVNLQSITGAVPVTLSLVYNLQ
- a CDS encoding copper oxidase — encoded protein: MRFGFFSIVATSFMLASTVLQAKEYEEHNNMMDHGGGHLMDMGGGMVMGQNTDTLPGGCDKIAATKEITVRAGHQYAEKFPGRMFAFDTQEFQFEPCTKLTVNFINDDNVRHQWMMHGLPKYLYPKGMFHLEVTGPGKISGTLILPPGDKTYLVHCDIAQHMEKGMKAQLKVGKGAGDLPSIPGVTPYVIQDSYEVSPILDNPIQSQDASGATSSNTASQESSSWFSGVMVIGLAIGLLISPLLAKKFKGMSFSEGVSYVFELIGNILGFIYRLFSKVLQSVFSGKNKVLPEK